In Mycolicibacter virginiensis, the DNA window ACCAGTCGCTTCGAGGACTTCACCGCGCGTTTGGGCGCCTCGGCGCCGGCGGTGTCGCGCGCACTCAAGCAGCTCGAGGCCGCCGGGATCATCCGCCGGGTGCCCTACCAGGAATCCGGGCAGCGGGTCCGCGACGAGTATCGGCTGACGCCCGCCGGCGAAGATCTGTTGCCGGTCTTCCTGTCGCTGATGCAGTGGGGTGACAAGTATCTCCAGGACGGGACGCCGCCACTGAGCTTCGTCGACGCGAACACCAAGAGGCGGGTGGGCGTTCGCGTCACCGACGATCTGGAGGGGCCGGTAACCGACGCCGGCGACATCGAGATCCGCTGGAACGCACCGCGCCGATCACGCTGACGAACTCAGTGACTCGCCCGGATCACCGTCTCGGCGAACTCGGCGATCGACTCTGGTGGCGCGAAATCAGCGAACCACACGTAGAACCGTTGTGCCCCTTGGCTTTCAAGCTTCCGGAAGTGGTCGATCAGCGTCGCCGCGTCACCGCACACCAGACCCGAGCCCAGCCGGCCGAACCGCCGCTGCGCCGTCTCCGACACCGCCGCCACGTCCTGGCCGCGTCGGGCGAAACCGACCATCTGTTGGACCGAGGCGCGGGCAGAGCCGATCAAGGGCAGCAGCTCGGGCAACTTGTGCACATGCGTCGCCGGCAGGTTCCACCAGTCGGCGTACCGACGGGTCAGCTCGAGCATCCGCGGGCCAACACCCCCGAGCACCAGCGGGATCGGCTGGGTCGGCGCGGGAGTCTGCGCCCGCTCCCCCGCGGTGTTCCAGTACTGACCCAACAGCGCAAGCGTCTCCCCCAGCGCATCGACGCGTTGCCGGGGGCCGGCGGTGGTGATGCCGTACTTGACCAGCTCGTCGGGCATCGAGCCGGAACCCAGCCCCAGTTCGAACCGTCCGCCGGTGGCCTCGGCCAAGGTGGTCGCCTGTTTGGCCAGCACCGCCGGGTGCCGGAACCCGTCGCACAACACCACGTGGCCGACCTTGATCCGTTCGGTGTGGGCGGCCACCCAGGTGGCCACTGTCATCGCCTCCCATAGCGGCGAAGCGGGGTCCATCGGGGTGTCCAGGTGATCGAGGAACGCGACACCGTCGAAGCCGGACGCCTCCGCCGCCTGGGCCCGCGACACCAGGTCGGCGAGGCCGATTCTGGTTTGCGGCAGGTACAAGAACCATTCCGTCATCGCTGTCCCTTCGGTGTTGCAGCCGTCGGCGCCTGACGCAGCGCCGGCAGCACATAGCGGCGTAGATGCTGCCGCACGGCCGCCGGATCGTCGGGGTCCATGTGGTTTCCCGGGACACTGCCGAAACTGATCATCACCCGAGCGATCCATTCACTGGCCTCGGGCAGATCGGTGTCGGGGTGAATGTCGCCGCTCGCGGCCGCGGCCGCCAGGAACGGAAGCCAGAACCCCGCGAGATCGGGAACTAAACCGCGAACCCCGGTTCCGGCACACGCGGTGAACTCCTCCGGTTCGGCGGTGCGCAGCCGCATCAGCAGCGTGCCGGGATCGTCGTAGGCGCGGCGGCCGATCTGGACGCCGGCCACCAGCTGGTCCTCGAAGTCGGTGAGTGTCGACAGCTCGGCGCGGGTCTGCGCCCAGCTGGTCTCGATGAGCCGAATGATCGCCGCGCCGACCAGTGTCGGCTTATCCGGAAAATTCCGGTACAGCCAGGCCCGGGACACCCCCGCTGCCTGGGCGACATCGATCATCGTCGTCGCCCGAATCCCCTTGTCGGCCAGGAGTTTCTCGGTCGCATCGAGAAGCCGATCCGTTGTCGACGGGGACGCGGGCGACGCTGACGTTGCGTTCACGGCCACCTCCTGGTCGGTAATCCTAACAACGGGGTAGACACATCTGAAGATCTGTGTACTATAGCGACGCGTCACGTAGACACTTCTGCAAACCTGTCTACCTCGGATCTCGGAAGGTTCCCCATGCCCTCACCCCGCACCGCGATCATCGGTGCCGGCATCAGCGGCCTGACCGCAGGAAAGATGCTGAGCGACTACGCGATTGACTACATCTGCTTCGAATCCTCCGACCGAATCGGTGGCAACTGGGCCTTCGGCAACCCGAACGGACATTCCAGCGCCTACCGGTCGCTGCACATCGACACCTCCAAGCACCAGCTGTCGTTCCGCGACTTCCCCATGCCGGATCACTACCCCGACTTTCTGCACCACACGCTGGTCAAGGAGTACCTCGAGTCCTACGCCGCGGCGTTCGAGCTCAAACGCAACATCGAGTTCGAAACCGAGGTCACCCACGCCCAGCGGCTGCCCGGCGGTGGCTGGGAGCTGCAACTGGCCGGCGGCGGGCGCCGTCGCTTCGACCTGTTGGTCGTCGCCAACGGGCACCACTGGGATCCGCGCCTGCCGGACTTTCCCGGCGAATTCAGCGGGGAGACGTTGCACGCGCACCACTACATCGACCCCAAGACGCCGCTGGACTTCAGCGGAAAGCGGATCCTCGTGGTCGGCCTGGGTAACAGTGCCGCCGACATCGCCGTCGAACTGTCGTCGAAGGCGCTGGACAACGAGCTGACCTTGTCTACTCGCTCGGGCGCCTGGATCGTGCCGAAGTATCTGGCCGGCAAGCCCGCCGACAAGTACTTCCGGACCAGCCCGTATCTACCGTTCTCCTGGCAGCGCAAAGTCGCTCAATGGGCACAGCCGATCATCGCCGGGCGCCCCGAGGACCTCGGGCTGCCCACCCCCAACCACAAGTTCTTCGAAGCGCATCCCACCCAATCGGTGGAACTGCCGCTGCGTCTGGGGTCTGGCGACGTCATCCCCAAACCCAACATCAGCCGGCTCGACGGCGATACCGTCCACTTCACCGACGGCACCAGCGGCCAATTCGACGTCATCATCTACGCCACCGGCTACAACATCACCTTCCCGTTCTTCGACCCGGAGTTCATCAGCGCACCAGGCAATCGAATCGACCTGTACAAGCGGATGTTCTATCCGGGCATCGACGACTTGGTGTTCGCCGGATTCGCCCAAGCCACCCCGACGCTGTTCCCGTTCGTCGAATCCCAGGCCCGCCTCATCGGCGCCTACGCGGCCGGTCGCTATCGGCTGCCGTCGGTCGCCGAAATGCGCCGGGTGATCGAGGCGGACCGGCGCAAGTACACCGGCCACATGCTCGACACCCCGCGCCACACCCAGCAACTCGACTACTTCCTTTACGAACACGACATGCGCACCGCGGAGATCCCGCGCGGCACCCGACGCGCCGCCGAACTCGGCGTGCCCGGCTGGGCCGGCGTGCGGGAGATGGAGGCATCCGCATGAGCGCGACCATCCGATTCGGCAGTGGCGGCGCCACGTGTGTCGGGCAGTTCTTCCCGGCCGCGCAATACGACGGCGACGGCGCCCCGGTCGTGGTGCTCGGCCACGGGTTGGGCGGCACCGTCGACTCCGGTCTGATCCCGTTCGCCGAACGACTCAGCGAAGCCGGTTTCGCCGCCTTTGCTTTCGACTACCGATATTTCGGTGCCTCCGAAGCGCAACCGCGCCAACGGATCTCCATGCAAGAGCAGGTCGACGACTTCCGCTCGGCATGCTCGGCCGCGGCTGAGCAGCCCGGCGTCGATCCTCGCCGGATCGTGGTGTGGGGAGTGTCGCTGGGCGGCGGGCATGTTTTCGAGGTGGCCGCCACCACGCCCGGTGTCGCCGCCGCCATCGCGCTGACACCACTGGTCAGCGGGCCGGCCGCCGCGGTGGCGGCCCTGCCCCACCATCGCCCGGCAGCGATGCTGCGCTCAACGGCAACGGGCTGGCGCAGTGCGCTGGCCCAACGGTTCGGCGGCCCGCCGGCGACCATCCCCCTGGTGGGCCTCCCCGGGGAGCTGGCCACCCTGACCGCCGACGGCTACCACGCGGCCTACACCGCGATGGCCGGCCCGACCTGGCGTAACGAGATCGATGCCCAGGTCGGCGTGCAGCTCGGCGGCTACCGTCCGGCGGCCAAGCACGCCGAGGCCATCGCCTGCCCGCTCCTGGTGCAGATAGCCGATTTCGACCGGGGCGCTCCCCCGCAGGCAGCCGCCAAGGCGGCGTTCGCCGCCCGCGCCGAAGTGCGGCATTACCCCTGCGATCACTTCGACGTCTTCGCGGGTGGCGACTGGTTCGATCACGTCGTCGAGCACCAGATCGCGTTTCTGGCCCGGCACCTGGCCGGCGCGACCGCTACGGTCACGGGTTAGGAGGTCTGATGGCGGAAACCATGCAGCAGCTGCTTGCCGAACGCATCGGTGACACCGGTCTGGCGGTGCTTTACAACGACGCCGAAGGCGAGCAGATCCGCTGGTCCTGGCGGGAATACCTCGTCCGCGCGGCCCGCCACGGGGCCGCGGTGCTCGCCCGCGCCGACGCCGACCGGCCGATGCACGTCGGCGCCCTGCTGGGCAACACCCCCGCGATGCTCACCGCGCTCGCCGCCGCCGGGCTGGGCGGCTACGTCCTGTGCGGGGTCAACGACACCCGCCGCGGCTCGGCACTCGCCGGGGATCTGCGCACCGCCGATGTACAGCTCCTGCTCGTCGATGCCGAACATCGCGCGTTGCTGCAGGGACTCGAGCTGCCCGGCGTTACGGTCATCGACGTCGACGACCCGGCCTGGGCCAGCGAGTGCGCGGATGCCGGGGTACTGCAGCCGCATCGGCAGGTCGGGCCGCTGGACCCATTCATGCTGATCTTCACCTCGGGCACCAGTGGGGACCCGAAAGCCGTTCTGGTCAGCCACTTCATGGTGCTGGTCGCCGGGCAGAGCCTCACCGAGCGATTCGAGTTGGGCGCCGACGACGTCGTCTACCTGTCCATGCCGTTGTTCCATTCGAATGCGATCGCGGCCGGCTTCGGTCCGGCGGTGGCCGCCGGTGCGGCGATGGCGCCGGCGAAATTCTCGGCTTCGCGGTTCTTGGCCGACATCCGCGCCTACGGTGGCACGTATATGAACTACGTCGGTAAACCGTTCGCCTACCTACTGGCGCATCCCGAGCGGCCCGATGACGCCGAGAATCCGCTTCGGGTCGCCTTCGGTAATGAGGCCTCCGAACGTGACATCGGCGAGTTCTCCCGCCGGTTCGGTGTCCACGTGGTCGACGCCTTCGGCTCCACCGAGAACGCCGTCACCATCACCCGTGACGAAGGCACCCCGCCCGGTTCGGTGGGACGCGGATTCCCCGGCGTCGCCATCTACAAGAGCGATCCCGTCAGCGAGTGCCCCCCCGCGGTCTTCGACGAGCACGGTGCGTTGATCAACGCCGACGAGGCGATCGGCGAACTGGTCAACACCGCCGGGTCGGGCTTCTTCTCGGGCTACTACAACAACGAACAGGCCACCGCGGACCGTATGCGCGACGGCATGTACTGGTCAGGCGACCTCGCCTACGCCGACGCCGACGGCTGGATCTACCTGGCCGGGCGCACCGCCGACTGGATGCGGGTCGACGGCGAGAACCTGGCGGCGGCGCCGATCGAGCGGATCCTGATGCGCCACCCCGATATCAACCAGGCCGCGGTGTACGCCGTGCCGGACGGTAACGTCGGCGATCAGGTGATGGCCGCCCTGGTGTTGCGCGACGGCGCCCGGCTGACCGAGGGCGAGTTCGCCGATTTCCTTGTCTCTCAAGAGGACCTCTCCCCCAAGGCCTGGCCACGTTATGTCCGGCTGACCGAGGAACTGCCCTCGACGGCAACCAACAAGATCCTCAAACGTGTGTTGGTCGCCGACGGTACCGACGTCGGTGCAGACAACCTGTGGGAGCGTCCCGAACGAGAGCGCACCTACCGAACCACCACGACGACGGGAGCGCGACGATGACGGCTCAAAGGCCCGTGGCCCTGATCGTGGGCGGCGCTTCCGGGATCGGGTTGGCCACCGCGCACGCCCTGGTCGCCCGCGGCGACCATGTGGTGATCGCCGACATCAACGAGGAAGCCGCCCGTGCCCGCGCCGCCGAGCTCGCCGGTATGGCCACCGCCGTCGTCGCGGATGTGACCGACGAGGCCAGTGTCGCAGCGGCTTTCGCGGTCGCCCGCGAGGCCGGACCGCTCCGCACGGTGGTCAGTTGCGCCGGCCTGTCGATCATCGGCCCGATCGCCGACATCGAGCTGTCCGGTTGGCAGACCACCATCGATGTCTGCCTCACCGGCACCATGCTGGTGATCAAACATGCGGCCCGCAATCTCGAAGACGGCGGCAGCGTGGTCGCGATCTCCTCGCTGAACGGGCGTCAGCCCGGCACCACGATGGCCGCGTACTGCAGCGCCAAGGCCGGAGTGCTGATGCTGGTCCAAGTGGCCGCCCTGGAGCTGGGCCCGCGCGGCATCCGGGTCAACGCGGTCTCTCCCGGCCTGGTGGACACTCCCCTGGTCGCCGGCCTGGCGATGGTGCCCGGGCTCACCGACGAGTACATCGAAAACACCCCGCTCGGGCGCTCCGGCATCCCCGACGACATCGCCCAGACCGTGGAGTTCTTGACCTCGGAACGCGCCGGCTGGATCACCGGGTCGGCCTTCGACGTCAACGGCGGCGCACATCTGAAGCGCTACCCCGACGTGCTCGGCAAAGTACAAGCGTTAGCAACAGGATTAGAAGGATGAAGCGATGCGCAGTGTCGTAATCGATGGGCCCGGATCGATCCGAGTCGACACCCGCCCCGACCCCGAGCTGCCCGGAGCCGACGGCGCCGTCGTCGAGGTGACCGCCACCGCGATCTGCGGTTCCGATCTGCACTTCTACGAAGGCGACTACCCGATCGCCGACCCGGTTCCGTTGGGCCACGAGGCGATCGGCACCGTCGTCGAGGTCGGCTCGCAGGTGAACTCCGTACGGGTCGGTGACCGGGTCATGGTCTCCTCGGTCGCGGGCTGCGGGCACTGCGCCGGGTGCGGCACCCTCGACCCCATCCGGTGTCATTCGGGCCCGCAGATCTTCGGATCGGGTCTGCTGGGCGGTGCTCAGTCGGAGCTGCTTGCCGTGCCGGGCGCCGACTTTCAGTTGGCCCGGATTCCCGAGGGGATTCTTGACGCCGAAGCCCTGTTGCTCACCGACAACCTCGCCACCGGTTGGGCGGC includes these proteins:
- a CDS encoding winged helix-turn-helix transcriptional regulator — its product is MEFEPRLRDRTRWSAGDACSVARLLDVLSTKTAFLVVRECFYGTSRFEDFTARLGASAPAVSRALKQLEAAGIIRRVPYQESGQRVRDEYRLTPAGEDLLPVFLSLMQWGDKYLQDGTPPLSFVDANTKRRVGVRVTDDLEGPVTDAGDIEIRWNAPRRSR
- a CDS encoding LLM class flavin-dependent oxidoreductase; this encodes MTEWFLYLPQTRIGLADLVSRAQAAEASGFDGVAFLDHLDTPMDPASPLWEAMTVATWVAAHTERIKVGHVVLCDGFRHPAVLAKQATTLAEATGGRFELGLGSGSMPDELVKYGITTAGPRQRVDALGETLALLGQYWNTAGERAQTPAPTQPIPLVLGGVGPRMLELTRRYADWWNLPATHVHKLPELLPLIGSARASVQQMVGFARRGQDVAAVSETAQRRFGRLGSGLVCGDAATLIDHFRKLESQGAQRFYVWFADFAPPESIAEFAETVIRASH
- a CDS encoding alpha/beta hydrolase is translated as MSATIRFGSGGATCVGQFFPAAQYDGDGAPVVVLGHGLGGTVDSGLIPFAERLSEAGFAAFAFDYRYFGASEAQPRQRISMQEQVDDFRSACSAAAEQPGVDPRRIVVWGVSLGGGHVFEVAATTPGVAAAIALTPLVSGPAAAVAALPHHRPAAMLRSTATGWRSALAQRFGGPPATIPLVGLPGELATLTADGYHAAYTAMAGPTWRNEIDAQVGVQLGGYRPAAKHAEAIACPLLVQIADFDRGAPPQAAAKAAFAARAEVRHYPCDHFDVFAGGDWFDHVVEHQIAFLARHLAGATATVTG
- a CDS encoding SDR family NAD(P)-dependent oxidoreductase; this translates as MTAQRPVALIVGGASGIGLATAHALVARGDHVVIADINEEAARARAAELAGMATAVVADVTDEASVAAAFAVAREAGPLRTVVSCAGLSIIGPIADIELSGWQTTIDVCLTGTMLVIKHAARNLEDGGSVVAISSLNGRQPGTTMAAYCSAKAGVLMLVQVAALELGPRGIRVNAVSPGLVDTPLVAGLAMVPGLTDEYIENTPLGRSGIPDDIAQTVEFLTSERAGWITGSAFDVNGGAHLKRYPDVLGKVQALATGLEG
- a CDS encoding flavin-containing monooxygenase, with product MPSPRTAIIGAGISGLTAGKMLSDYAIDYICFESSDRIGGNWAFGNPNGHSSAYRSLHIDTSKHQLSFRDFPMPDHYPDFLHHTLVKEYLESYAAAFELKRNIEFETEVTHAQRLPGGGWELQLAGGGRRRFDLLVVANGHHWDPRLPDFPGEFSGETLHAHHYIDPKTPLDFSGKRILVVGLGNSAADIAVELSSKALDNELTLSTRSGAWIVPKYLAGKPADKYFRTSPYLPFSWQRKVAQWAQPIIAGRPEDLGLPTPNHKFFEAHPTQSVELPLRLGSGDVIPKPNISRLDGDTVHFTDGTSGQFDVIIYATGYNITFPFFDPEFISAPGNRIDLYKRMFYPGIDDLVFAGFAQATPTLFPFVESQARLIGAYAAGRYRLPSVAEMRRVIEADRRKYTGHMLDTPRHTQQLDYFLYEHDMRTAEIPRGTRRAAELGVPGWAGVREMEASA
- a CDS encoding TetR/AcrR family transcriptional regulator — its product is MAVNATSASPASPSTTDRLLDATEKLLADKGIRATTMIDVAQAAGVSRAWLYRNFPDKPTLVGAAIIRLIETSWAQTRAELSTLTDFEDQLVAGVQIGRRAYDDPGTLLMRLRTAEPEEFTACAGTGVRGLVPDLAGFWLPFLAAAAASGDIHPDTDLPEASEWIARVMISFGSVPGNHMDPDDPAAVRQHLRRYVLPALRQAPTAATPKGQR
- the fadD1 gene encoding fatty-acid--CoA ligase FadD1; the protein is MAETMQQLLAERIGDTGLAVLYNDAEGEQIRWSWREYLVRAARHGAAVLARADADRPMHVGALLGNTPAMLTALAAAGLGGYVLCGVNDTRRGSALAGDLRTADVQLLLVDAEHRALLQGLELPGVTVIDVDDPAWASECADAGVLQPHRQVGPLDPFMLIFTSGTSGDPKAVLVSHFMVLVAGQSLTERFELGADDVVYLSMPLFHSNAIAAGFGPAVAAGAAMAPAKFSASRFLADIRAYGGTYMNYVGKPFAYLLAHPERPDDAENPLRVAFGNEASERDIGEFSRRFGVHVVDAFGSTENAVTITRDEGTPPGSVGRGFPGVAIYKSDPVSECPPAVFDEHGALINADEAIGELVNTAGSGFFSGYYNNEQATADRMRDGMYWSGDLAYADADGWIYLAGRTADWMRVDGENLAAAPIERILMRHPDINQAAVYAVPDGNVGDQVMAALVLRDGARLTEGEFADFLVSQEDLSPKAWPRYVRLTEELPSTATNKILKRVLVADGTDVGADNLWERPERERTYRTTTTTGARR